One Desulfovibrio fairfieldensis genomic window carries:
- the pnp gene encoding polyribonucleotide nucleotidyltransferase: MQDIFNPTRVTAQVGGKEVIFECGRLANQAHGAVWMQCGGTVVLVTVCSQPLEFDKGFFPLTVEYSEKMYAAGRIPGSFFRREIGRPSERETLVSRLIDRPIRPLFPKGLNEDVQVLASVISADQENESDVLALTGASAALMVSPLPFEGPVAGGRIGRVNGQFVLNPSFEQQAQSDLNILFAASRDALTMVEGDARFLSEDVIIEALDWGRKEIQPLIDAQLQLRELCGKAKMAFTPHEDDPALLARVHELAREAGIEDALRVPDKLERKDARKAVKGKVMEALKADPAWAENEAALKSVGDIIGDLEKKLVRARIVNEGTRIDGRDTKSVRPIQIQTGVLPRAHGSALFRRGETKSLVIATLGSSTDEQRMDSLTGDVTKRFMLHYNFPPYCVGEVKPVRVSRREIGHGALAEKSLRPILPADADFPFTLRVVAETMESNGSSSMAAVCGGSLSLMDAGVPVSAPVAGVAMGLIKEGEKFIVLTDILGDEDALGDMDFKIAGTADGVTGVQMDIKITGLTTDIMRAAMRQAREGRLHILAEMARAIAEPRKELSRFAPQHAEVFVNPDIIRLIIGPGGKNIKAITAATGASVDIEDSGRVSIFAPTAEALEKAREMVAYYDQRPDLGKNYLAKVRKVMEIGAIVEVLPNVEALVHVSQLDVNRVEQPGDVARLGEDMLVKVIEINGDRIRASRKAVLLEEQGHPWNPEETARPPRSDRGDRGDRHDRGGRGRDRGDRGDRGGRR; encoded by the coding sequence TTGCAGGATATTTTCAATCCCACCAGGGTCACAGCCCAGGTGGGCGGCAAGGAAGTCATTTTTGAATGCGGCCGTCTGGCCAATCAGGCCCACGGCGCGGTCTGGATGCAGTGCGGCGGCACGGTGGTGCTGGTCACGGTCTGCTCCCAGCCCCTGGAATTCGACAAGGGCTTTTTCCCGCTTACGGTGGAATATTCCGAAAAAATGTACGCCGCCGGACGCATTCCCGGCAGCTTCTTCCGGCGCGAGATCGGCCGTCCCTCGGAGCGTGAAACCCTGGTTTCCCGCCTCATCGACCGGCCCATCCGCCCGCTCTTTCCCAAAGGCCTGAACGAGGACGTCCAGGTGCTGGCCAGCGTGATTTCCGCCGACCAGGAGAACGAGTCCGACGTGCTGGCCCTGACCGGCGCGTCGGCGGCCTTGATGGTTTCGCCCCTGCCCTTTGAGGGCCCGGTGGCGGGCGGGCGCATCGGCCGGGTCAACGGCCAGTTTGTGCTCAATCCCTCCTTTGAGCAGCAGGCCCAGAGCGACCTGAACATCCTTTTCGCGGCCTCGCGCGACGCCCTGACCATGGTGGAGGGCGATGCCCGCTTCCTGTCCGAGGATGTAATCATCGAGGCTCTGGACTGGGGCCGCAAGGAAATCCAGCCGCTCATCGACGCCCAGCTTCAGCTGCGCGAACTCTGCGGCAAGGCCAAGATGGCCTTCACCCCGCATGAGGACGATCCCGCCCTGCTGGCGCGGGTGCATGAGCTGGCCCGCGAGGCCGGCATCGAGGACGCCCTGCGCGTGCCGGACAAGCTAGAACGCAAGGACGCCCGCAAGGCCGTGAAGGGAAAAGTCATGGAGGCCCTCAAGGCCGACCCGGCCTGGGCCGAGAACGAAGCCGCGCTGAAGAGCGTGGGCGACATCATCGGCGACCTGGAAAAGAAGTTGGTGCGCGCCCGCATCGTCAACGAGGGCACGCGCATCGACGGACGCGACACCAAAAGCGTGCGCCCCATCCAGATCCAGACGGGCGTGCTGCCCCGGGCCCACGGCTCGGCGCTGTTCCGCCGGGGCGAGACCAAGTCCCTGGTTATCGCCACCCTGGGTTCCTCCACGGATGAGCAGCGCATGGACTCGCTCACCGGCGACGTGACCAAGCGCTTCATGCTGCACTACAACTTTCCGCCCTACTGCGTGGGCGAAGTGAAGCCCGTGCGCGTGTCGCGCCGTGAAATCGGCCACGGCGCCCTGGCGGAAAAATCCCTGCGGCCCATTCTTCCGGCGGACGCGGATTTCCCCTTCACCCTGCGGGTGGTGGCCGAAACCATGGAATCCAACGGTTCCTCCTCCATGGCCGCGGTCTGCGGCGGCTCCCTGTCGCTGATGGACGCGGGCGTGCCGGTCAGCGCGCCGGTGGCCGGCGTGGCCATGGGCCTGATCAAGGAAGGCGAAAAATTCATCGTGCTCACCGACATTCTGGGCGATGAGGACGCGCTGGGCGACATGGACTTCAAGATCGCGGGCACGGCCGACGGCGTGACCGGCGTGCAGATGGACATCAAGATCACCGGCCTGACCACGGACATCATGCGCGCCGCCATGCGGCAGGCACGCGAAGGCCGCCTGCACATCCTGGCCGAAATGGCCAGGGCCATCGCCGAGCCGCGCAAGGAGCTTTCGCGCTTCGCGCCGCAGCACGCCGAAGTCTTTGTGAACCCGGACATCATCCGTCTGATCATCGGCCCCGGCGGCAAGAACATCAAAGCTATCACGGCCGCCACCGGCGCGTCCGTGGACATCGAGGATTCGGGCCGGGTGTCCATTTTCGCGCCCACGGCCGAAGCCCTGGAAAAGGCCCGCGAAATGGTGGCCTACTACGACCAGCGCCCCGACCTGGGCAAGAACTACCTGGCCAAGGTCCGCAAGGTCATGGAAATCGGGGCCATTGTGGAAGTGCTGCCCAATGTGGAAGCCCTGGTCCATGTGTCCCAGTTGGATGTGAACCGCGTGGAGCAGCCCGGCGACGTGGCGCGCCTGGGCGAGGACATGCTGGTCAAGGTCATTGAGATCAACGGAGACCGCATCCGCGCCAGCCGCAAGGCCGTACTCCTGGAAGAGCAGGGCCATCCCTGGAATCCCGAGGAAACCGCCCGCCCGCCGCGTTCCGACCGCGGCGACAGGGGCGACCGGCATGACCGCGGCGGACGCGGCCGGGATCGCGGCGACCGTGGTGATCGCGGCGGACGTCGCTGA
- the truB gene encoding tRNA pseudouridine(55) synthase TruB: MTNEETAAAPQTRPPQLPQLHGVLVLNKPSGPTSARCLTALKRLGQKKIGHAGTLDPLASGVLLVLLGQATKLSSHLMAGGGKVYSGVLRLGRTTDTWDCQGQVLTEAPWEHVSEGDVRREISLWQEAREQPVPPYSAAKHEGQPLYKLARKGAAAPAKVKRMEISQADTLDVSLPFVRFRVACSSGTYIRSLAHSLGMRLGCGAVLTELTREYSHPFGLDAARDLRDLTADPALLAASLRPIASALPHWPRVELTPEQAARVRNGIAVSCAATPSDNGTAEDDLALLLVQGEALALARREDAPGGPCWAVLRGLWN, from the coding sequence ATGACCAACGAGGAAACCGCCGCCGCGCCGCAAACGCGCCCGCCCCAGCTGCCCCAATTGCACGGGGTGCTGGTGCTGAACAAGCCCTCGGGCCCCACATCGGCCCGCTGCCTGACGGCGCTCAAGCGTCTGGGGCAGAAAAAAATCGGCCACGCCGGAACGCTGGACCCCCTGGCGTCGGGCGTGCTGCTGGTGTTGCTGGGGCAGGCCACCAAGCTCTCCTCGCACCTGATGGCGGGCGGCGGCAAGGTCTACAGCGGCGTTCTGCGCCTGGGCCGGACCACGGACACCTGGGACTGCCAGGGCCAGGTGCTGACCGAAGCGCCTTGGGAACACGTCAGCGAAGGCGATGTGCGGCGCGAGATCAGCCTCTGGCAAGAAGCGCGCGAGCAGCCCGTGCCGCCCTATTCGGCGGCAAAGCATGAGGGCCAGCCTCTGTACAAGCTGGCCCGCAAGGGCGCGGCGGCTCCGGCCAAGGTCAAACGCATGGAAATTTCACAGGCGGACACGCTCGATGTGAGCCTGCCGTTTGTGCGCTTTCGGGTCGCTTGCAGTTCCGGCACCTACATACGCTCCCTGGCCCACAGCTTGGGGATGCGACTTGGGTGCGGAGCCGTGCTCACGGAACTGACCCGGGAGTATAGTCACCCCTTCGGCCTTGACGCGGCCCGCGACCTGCGGGACCTCACGGCTGACCCTGCCCTGCTGGCCGCCAGCCTGCGTCCCATCGCCTCGGCGCTGCCGCACTGGCCCAGGGTGGAGCTCACGCCGGAACAGGCCGCGCGGGTCCGCAACGGCATTGCCGTGTCCTGCGCCGCAACCCCGTCCGATAACGGGACGGCGGAGGACGACTTGGCGTTGTTGCTGGTCCAGGGCGAAGCCCTGGCTCTGGCGCGGCGTGAGGATGCGCCGGGCGGGCCCTGCTGGGCCGTATTGCGGGGACTTTGGAACTAA
- a CDS encoding DUF1330 domain-containing protein: MAAFFIVSIQLDNPAARPLYDAYIKKVRPIVERHGGRYLVRTERLAHLAGDWRPDRVIMIRFPDRAALEACFASEEYRAIQDLRLASVRSSAVIAEDD; encoded by the coding sequence ATGGCGGCATTTTTCATAGTCAGCATCCAGCTCGACAATCCGGCCGCCCGTCCGCTCTATGATGCCTATATTAAGAAAGTAAGGCCCATCGTGGAACGTCACGGCGGCCGCTACCTAGTGCGGACCGAACGGCTTGCGCATCTTGCCGGGGACTGGCGGCCGGACCGGGTGATTATGATCCGTTTTCCGGACAGAGCCGCGCTGGAAGCCTGCTTCGCCTCGGAAGAATATCGGGCCATCCAGGATCTGCGGCTTGCGTCTGTCAGGAGCAGCGCGGTCATTGCCGAAGACGACTGA
- the prfA gene encoding peptide chain release factor 1, with protein MFAKLEGLEKKYMELEEALAQPDVFNDQEHYRKLTKAHADLREIVDLFRRHRALQQEMAENKQLLHDEDPDIRDMAHEEIRRAESELPRIEQALKVALLPTDPLDEKNTILEIRAGTGGEEAALFAADLFRMYTRYAELQGWKVEIMSESPSESGGYKEIICLIAGDRVYSRLKFEAGTHRVQRVPATETQGRIHTSAATVAVMPEAEEVDVEIRPEDLRIDIYRASGAGGQHVNKTESAVRITHLPTNTVVTCQDERSQHKNKARAMKVLASRILAAERERQNSELSADRKAQVGSGDRSERIRTYNFPQGRCTDHRINLTLYSLDRIMEGELTPLFDALSTAAQTEALKAQAGD; from the coding sequence ATGTTCGCCAAACTGGAAGGCCTTGAAAAGAAATATATGGAGCTGGAAGAAGCTCTGGCCCAGCCCGACGTGTTCAACGATCAGGAGCATTACCGCAAACTGACCAAGGCGCATGCCGATCTGCGTGAGATTGTGGATCTCTTCCGCCGCCACCGGGCCCTGCAGCAGGAAATGGCTGAAAACAAGCAACTGCTGCACGACGAGGACCCGGATATCCGGGATATGGCGCATGAGGAGATTCGCAGGGCAGAAAGCGAACTGCCCCGGATTGAGCAGGCCCTGAAAGTGGCCCTGCTGCCCACGGACCCCCTGGACGAAAAGAACACCATTCTGGAAATCCGGGCGGGCACCGGCGGGGAGGAGGCGGCCCTGTTCGCGGCGGATCTCTTCCGCATGTATACCCGCTATGCCGAGCTTCAGGGCTGGAAGGTGGAAATCATGAGCGAGTCGCCGTCCGAGTCCGGCGGCTACAAGGAAATCATCTGCCTGATCGCCGGCGACCGGGTCTACAGCCGACTTAAATTTGAAGCGGGCACCCACCGCGTGCAGCGCGTGCCCGCCACCGAAACCCAGGGCCGCATCCACACCTCGGCGGCCACCGTGGCCGTGATGCCCGAAGCCGAGGAAGTGGACGTGGAGATCCGGCCCGAAGACCTGCGCATCGATATTTACCGCGCTTCCGGCGCGGGCGGCCAGCACGTCAACAAGACGGAATCCGCCGTGCGCATCACCCATCTGCCCACTAACACGGTGGTCACCTGCCAGGATGAGCGCTCCCAGCACAAAAACAAGGCCCGGGCCATGAAGGTGCTGGCCTCGCGCATTCTGGCCGCCGAGCGTGAACGCCAGAATTCCGAACTCTCCGCCGACCGCAAGGCCCAGGTGGGTTCAGGCGACCGCTCCGAACGCATCCGCACCTACAATTTTCCACAGGGCCGCTGCACGGACCATCGCATCAACCTGACTCTCTATTCCCTGGACCGGATCATGGAAGGCGAACTGACTCCGCTGTTCGATGCCCTGTCCACAGCGGCGCAGACCGAGGCGCTCAAGGCGCAGGCCGGAGACTAG
- the rpsO gene encoding 30S ribosomal protein S15, which yields MVMDAEQKKTVIDAHAKHEGDTGSPEVQVALLTARIEGLTGHFKVHKKDFHSRTGLLKLVGQRRKILNYLKKKDVQRYRALIEKLGLRK from the coding sequence GTGGTCATGGATGCGGAACAGAAAAAGACGGTTATTGACGCCCACGCCAAACATGAAGGCGACACGGGTTCCCCGGAAGTCCAGGTGGCGCTGCTCACCGCGCGCATTGAAGGCCTGACCGGGCACTTCAAGGTGCACAAGAAGGACTTCCACTCCCGTACCGGCCTGCTCAAGCTGGTGGGCCAGCGCCGCAAGATCCTGAACTATCTGAAAAAGAAAGATGTTCAGCGCTACCGCGCGCTTATCGAAAAACTGGGCTTGCGCAAGTAA
- a CDS encoding SPFH domain-containing protein, whose amino-acid sequence MSLFESFGQFGWLFLLAVLVIIVLIKTAVVVPNQSAYVVERLGKFHKVLYAGFHLLLPFVDVVAYKRSLKEQVLDVPKQTCITRDNVSVDIDGVLYLQVITPEKSAYGISDYEWGAIQLAQTSLRSVIGKLELDKTFEERTRINQEVVEALDAATAPWGVKVLRYEIRDITPPATVMEAMEKQMRAEREKRATIAESEGEMQSQINRAEGAKAAAIAQSEGQKQAIINQAEGEAAQIRTVATATAEGLRIVGDQLGNDGVAAAQLRLAEAYINEFGKLAKTGNSMIIPADVADAAGMVATMTKIIKPGQGLSAETNKTKA is encoded by the coding sequence ATGTCCCTCTTTGAATCCTTTGGTCAGTTCGGCTGGCTGTTCCTGCTGGCGGTACTGGTCATCATCGTTCTGATCAAAACCGCCGTTGTGGTGCCCAACCAATCCGCCTATGTGGTGGAACGCCTGGGCAAATTCCACAAGGTGCTTTACGCGGGCTTTCACCTGTTGCTGCCCTTTGTGGATGTGGTGGCCTACAAACGCAGCCTCAAGGAGCAGGTTCTGGACGTGCCCAAACAGACCTGCATCACCCGCGACAACGTCAGCGTGGACATTGACGGCGTGCTCTACCTCCAGGTCATCACGCCGGAAAAATCCGCCTACGGCATTTCCGATTACGAATGGGGCGCCATTCAGCTGGCTCAGACCTCGCTGCGCTCGGTCATCGGCAAGCTGGAACTGGACAAGACCTTTGAGGAACGTACCCGCATCAACCAGGAAGTAGTGGAGGCCCTGGATGCGGCCACCGCGCCTTGGGGGGTCAAGGTGCTGCGCTATGAAATTCGCGACATCACGCCCCCGGCCACGGTCATGGAAGCCATGGAAAAACAGATGCGCGCCGAACGTGAAAAGCGTGCCACCATCGCCGAATCCGAGGGCGAAATGCAGTCGCAGATCAACCGGGCCGAAGGCGCCAAGGCGGCGGCCATTGCCCAGTCCGAAGGCCAGAAGCAGGCCATCATCAACCAGGCCGAGGGCGAGGCCGCCCAGATCCGCACCGTGGCCACGGCCACGGCCGAGGGCCTCCGCATCGTGGGCGACCAGCTGGGCAACGACGGCGTGGCCGCGGCCCAGCTCCGGCTGGCCGAGGCCTACATCAACGAATTCGGCAAGCTGGCCAAGACCGGCAACAGCATGATCATACCGGCCGACGTGGCCGACGCCGCCGGCATGGTGGCGACCATGACTAAGATCATCAAGCCGGGCCAGGGCCTGTCCGCCGAAACCAACAAGACCAAAGCCTGA
- a CDS encoding ATP-binding protein: protein MTRLEKKLADLGVGMRAKLISLFAAIKVLPLILLALLAWMQSKELGEELKVRTAEISRKAVKALDHTGKIAVNDTVQALDNRATAEIERMTTDTARAVADFLYHRDADILFAAALPPDEALYRNFTAQKLGRLVKPGQWELAANGRSWQRASPPPPAPRITSSIEENDYSFHYRPPDGFERESRPLYLEMTFVDLDGMERLKVTTSPLLSPTLKNIADRRNTFVRAESYFAELKKLRPGEIYVSDVIGQYVGTNFIGMYTPSNTRARHIPYDPEKQAYAGKENPNGIRFKGLVRWASPVVRDGAVTGYVTLALDHDHLMEFVDRLTPALERYTELPDAFEGNYAFIWDHKGRSICHPRHHSIAGYDPETGDPQVPWLEERIYEEWQASGKSYAAFIEDVPTFQAQSNSKKPAAELTRRGMVGLDCRYLNFAPQCTGWFDLTRDGGSGSFRILWSGLWKLNTAAAIPYYTGQYGNSRRGFGFVAVGAGLDEFHRPAMTTQATLQNLVSATDEELSAVSEDTYRAIGENLWQTAASLSVSTTLMSVLVILIAIWMASVFTRRIAQMVRGISRFRAGERQFRFRAPVKDEMGALSDSFDGLADSLVNSDKGPLSIVDLSGKLAYMNEAGLALIGKSLEDVLGKPYAENTIFPPGTAYCPLACLARGTEPEVLRHEHSGRYYQGRAESLTDGRGVVTGHLVHTADVTAIIEEQKRIERQRALLETIFVNSPDILWYQDKGGNYQAVNPRFAALVNKTPEEIRGLPASAVFPPEVAARSLENFRAAIEGRTPLYTEETVYFADGHSENMDVVRIPQFNAGGEVLALLGVARDVSQRVAVEKELRRIQTELQEACATANRANEAKSSFLARMSHEIRTPMNAIIGMANIARKKLHAGSPTDELLNCANQIEVSSHHLLGLLNDILDISKIEAGKIELSEDSFALSKLVDSVESIIRPRCMEKNIAFNVAVEGIATAHLKADSLRLRQVLINLLGNAAKFTPELGEILFRVRQEDRRRGERLISFLVQDNGVGIAEETLKTLFKPFEQGGTHIARAYGGTGLGLSISKSIIKHMGGDIAVTSTPGKGSAFSFLLWLKEADNTPQQREAPDKSPAALAGKRILLVDDVEINRIIVIEQLSNLGLRMDEAADGTEAVAMFARSPVNFYDLIFMDLQMPRMDGYAAAKAIRAMDRPDARSVPIIALTANAFKEDVDLVLANGMNGHLAKPLENDKLMEMLEKLLANGDGEQRRPPA, encoded by the coding sequence ATGACACGCCTTGAAAAAAAACTGGCGGATCTCGGCGTGGGCATGCGCGCTAAACTCATCAGCCTGTTTGCGGCCATCAAAGTCTTGCCTTTGATTCTGCTCGCCCTCCTGGCCTGGATGCAATCCAAGGAACTCGGCGAGGAACTGAAAGTCCGCACGGCGGAAATTTCGCGCAAGGCCGTGAAGGCCCTTGATCATACCGGCAAGATCGCGGTCAACGACACGGTGCAGGCCCTGGACAACCGTGCCACCGCCGAGATAGAGCGCATGACCACCGACACGGCCCGCGCCGTGGCCGACTTTCTGTATCACCGCGACGCGGACATTCTTTTTGCCGCCGCTCTCCCCCCGGACGAGGCCTTGTACCGCAACTTCACAGCCCAAAAGCTGGGCCGCCTCGTCAAGCCCGGCCAGTGGGAGCTGGCGGCCAACGGGCGGTCCTGGCAGCGGGCAAGCCCGCCGCCGCCCGCGCCGCGGATCACCTCCTCCATTGAGGAAAACGACTACAGCTTCCACTACCGGCCGCCCGACGGCTTTGAACGTGAATCCCGCCCCCTGTATCTTGAAATGACCTTTGTGGACCTCGACGGCATGGAGCGCCTCAAGGTGACCACCTCCCCGCTTTTGTCCCCAACGCTCAAAAATATCGCCGACAGGCGCAATACCTTTGTCAGGGCGGAAAGTTATTTCGCGGAGCTAAAAAAACTCAGGCCCGGCGAGATTTACGTTTCCGACGTCATCGGCCAATATGTGGGCACGAATTTCATCGGCATGTACACGCCGAGCAATACACGGGCCCGCCATATCCCCTATGATCCGGAAAAGCAGGCCTATGCGGGCAAGGAAAATCCCAACGGCATACGCTTCAAGGGCCTGGTGCGCTGGGCCTCGCCCGTGGTGCGCGACGGCGCGGTTACGGGCTACGTCACCCTTGCGCTGGACCATGACCACCTCATGGAATTCGTGGACAGGCTGACCCCGGCCCTTGAGCGCTACACGGAACTGCCCGACGCCTTTGAAGGCAATTACGCCTTCATCTGGGACCACAAGGGCCGCAGCATTTGTCACCCCCGCCACCACTCCATCGCCGGTTATGATCCCGAAACCGGCGACCCGCAGGTTCCCTGGCTTGAAGAGCGAATTTACGAGGAATGGCAGGCCAGCGGCAAAAGTTACGCCGCGTTCATTGAGGACGTGCCCACCTTTCAGGCCCAGTCCAACAGCAAAAAACCAGCGGCTGAACTGACCCGCCGGGGCATGGTGGGCCTGGATTGCCGCTATCTGAATTTCGCGCCGCAGTGTACCGGCTGGTTCGACCTGACCAGGGACGGCGGCTCGGGCTCCTTTCGCATTTTATGGAGCGGCCTGTGGAAGCTGAACACCGCGGCGGCCATTCCCTATTATACCGGGCAATACGGCAACAGCCGCCGGGGCTTCGGCTTTGTGGCCGTGGGCGCGGGACTGGATGAATTCCACCGCCCGGCCATGACGACGCAGGCCACCCTGCAAAACCTCGTCAGCGCCACGGATGAGGAACTTTCCGCCGTTTCCGAAGACACCTACCGGGCCATCGGCGAAAACCTCTGGCAGACCGCCGCGAGCCTGTCCGTTTCCACAACGCTCATGTCCGTGCTGGTCATCCTCATCGCCATCTGGATGGCCTCGGTCTTTACCAGGCGCATCGCGCAGATGGTCCGAGGCATCTCCCGCTTCCGCGCGGGCGAGCGGCAATTTCGTTTTCGCGCGCCGGTCAAGGATGAAATGGGGGCCCTGTCCGACTCCTTCGACGGTTTGGCCGACAGCCTGGTGAACAGCGACAAAGGCCCGCTCAGCATTGTCGATCTCTCGGGCAAGCTGGCATACATGAACGAGGCCGGGCTCGCCCTGATCGGCAAATCCCTGGAAGATGTGCTGGGCAAGCCCTATGCGGAAAACACCATCTTCCCTCCGGGCACGGCTTACTGCCCGCTGGCATGCCTGGCGCGCGGCACAGAGCCGGAGGTGCTCCGGCATGAACATTCCGGCCGCTACTACCAGGGAAGGGCCGAGAGCCTGACCGACGGCCGGGGCGTGGTTACGGGCCATCTTGTGCATACCGCCGACGTCACCGCCATTATCGAGGAGCAGAAACGCATTGAACGACAACGCGCCCTGCTGGAAACCATTTTCGTCAATTCTCCGGACATACTCTGGTATCAGGACAAGGGGGGCAACTACCAGGCGGTCAACCCGCGCTTTGCGGCCCTGGTGAATAAAACTCCCGAGGAAATTCGCGGATTGCCCGCGTCCGCCGTCTTTCCGCCGGAGGTCGCCGCCCGCTCGCTGGAAAATTTCCGGGCGGCCATCGAGGGACGCACGCCTCTGTATACCGAAGAAACCGTGTATTTTGCCGACGGCCACAGCGAAAATATGGATGTGGTGCGCATCCCCCAATTCAATGCCGGGGGCGAGGTTCTGGCCCTGCTGGGCGTGGCCCGCGACGTTTCGCAGCGGGTTGCCGTGGAAAAGGAGCTGCGCCGGATCCAGACGGAATTGCAGGAGGCCTGCGCCACGGCCAACAGGGCCAACGAGGCCAAGAGCTCCTTCCTGGCCCGGATGAGCCATGAAATACGCACACCCATGAATGCCATCATCGGCATGGCCAATATCGCCAGAAAAAAACTACACGCGGGCAGTCCCACCGATGAACTGCTGAACTGCGCCAATCAGATAGAGGTTTCCTCGCACCATCTGCTGGGCCTGCTCAACGACATTCTGGACATCTCCAAAATCGAGGCGGGCAAGATAGAACTGAGCGAAGACAGTTTTGCGCTTTCCAAGCTTGTGGACAGCGTGGAGAGCATTATCCGTCCCCGCTGCATGGAGAAAAACATTGCTTTCAATGTTGCCGTGGAAGGCATTGCAACCGCGCATCTGAAAGCGGACTCGCTGCGCCTGCGGCAGGTGCTGATCAATCTGCTGGGCAATGCGGCCAAGTTCACGCCGGAACTCGGGGAAATTCTTTTCCGGGTGCGCCAGGAGGACAGACGCCGGGGCGAACGCCTGATTTCCTTTCTGGTTCAGGACAACGGCGTGGGCATTGCCGAGGAAACGCTCAAGACCCTGTTCAAGCCCTTTGAGCAGGGGGGCACCCACATTGCCCGCGCCTATGGCGGCACGGGCCTCGGGCTCTCCATCAGCAAAAGCATCATCAAGCATATGGGCGGCGATATTGCCGTCACAAGCACGCCGGGCAAGGGCAGTGCATTTTCATTCTTGCTCTGGCTCAAGGAAGCGGACAACACCCCGCAACAGCGGGAAGCCCCCGACAAAAGCCCGGCAGCCTTGGCGGGCAAGCGCATTTTGCTCGTGGATGACGTGGAGATAAACCGCATCATCGTCATTGAACAGCTTTCGAACCTGGGTCTGCGGATGGATGAGGCCGCGGACGGAACCGAAGCCGTGGCGATGTTCGCACGCTCGCCCGTCAACTTCTATGACCTGATTTTCATGGATCTGCAGATGCCCAGGATGGACGGCTACGCTGCGGCCAAAGCCATCCGCGCCATGGACCGGCCCGATGCCCGAAGCGTGCCGATCATCGCCCTGACCGCCAATGCCTTCAAGGAAGACGTGGACCTGGTGCTGGCCAACGGCATGAACGGCCATCTTGCCAAGCCGCTTGAAAACGACAAGCTCATGGAGATGCTGGAAAAACTCCTGGCCAACGGCGACGGCGAACAGCGGCGGCCTCCGGCATAG
- a CDS encoding NfeD family protein: protein MSAPLLWFLLGLAFLLIELMAPTLVLIFFGAGAWVTACVALLGLSLNWQLVTFIFVSLFTLLFLRRHLRAVFGGRAHRVDDQGGHAPTHPLTNRVGTVSKTLRPGEVGEVSIDGSFWRAVAETEIHEGRPVRVLGTQPGDALMLRVAPFDGPSGERI from the coding sequence ATGAGCGCGCCTCTGCTCTGGTTTCTGCTGGGTCTCGCTTTTCTGCTTATCGAGCTGATGGCCCCGACCCTGGTGCTGATCTTTTTCGGCGCCGGGGCTTGGGTCACAGCCTGCGTCGCGCTGCTGGGCCTCTCCCTGAACTGGCAGCTGGTGACGTTCATCTTTGTCTCCCTGTTCACCCTGCTTTTTCTGCGCCGCCATTTGCGCGCCGTTTTCGGCGGCCGGGCCCACCGGGTCGATGACCAGGGCGGCCATGCCCCGACCCATCCCCTGACGAACCGCGTAGGCACGGTCAGCAAAACCCTGCGCCCCGGCGAAGTGGGCGAGGTGAGCATTGACGGCAGCTTCTGGCGGGCCGTGGCGGAAACGGAAATCCACGAAGGCCGCCCGGTTCGCGTGCTCGGCACCCAGCCCGGCGATGCGCTGATGTTGCGGGTGGCCCCTTTCGACGGCCCTTCGGGAGAGCGGATCTAG